Proteins from one Streptosporangium becharense genomic window:
- the hutU gene encoding urocanate hydratase yields the protein MTGNRVVRAPRGTTLTAKGWPQEAALRMIQNNLDPEVAEHPEQLVVYGGSGKAARDWRSFEAITRTLTTLEGDETLLVQSGRPVGVFRTHEWAPRVLIANSNLVPDWADWEEFRRLEAAGLTMYGQMTAGSWIYIGTQGILQGTYETFSAVAAKRFGGSLAGTITLTAGLGGMGGAQPLAVTMNGGVVICIDCDPRSIDRRIEHRYLDVRAADLDEALRLAYDARDRRVPLSIGVRANAAEAVPELLRRGAEIDIVTDQTSAHDPLMYLPAGMAFDDMADEREKDPAGFTHRARESMARHVEAMVGFRDAGAEVFDYGNSIRGEAKLAGYTRAFDFPGFVPAYIRPLFCEGKGPFRWAALSGSAADIARTDQAICELFPDNEPLTRWIRLAGEKVHFQGLPARICWLGYGERHLAGERFNDMVASGEIEAPLVIGRDHLDCGSVASPYRETEGMADGSDAIADWPLLNAMLNVASGAAWVSIHHGGGVGIGRSIHAGQVTVADGTRLGAEKLNRVLTNDPGTGVIRHVDAGYDEAVSVAEERGVRVPMRES from the coding sequence ATGACCGGCAACCGGGTTGTGCGCGCGCCGCGCGGTACCACGCTCACCGCCAAGGGGTGGCCGCAGGAGGCGGCGCTCCGGATGATCCAGAACAACCTGGACCCGGAGGTGGCCGAGCATCCGGAGCAGCTCGTCGTCTACGGCGGTTCGGGGAAGGCCGCGCGTGACTGGCGCTCCTTCGAGGCCATCACCCGCACCCTGACCACCCTTGAGGGCGACGAGACGCTGCTGGTGCAGTCGGGTCGTCCCGTCGGGGTGTTCCGCACGCACGAGTGGGCGCCGCGGGTGCTCATCGCCAACTCCAACCTGGTGCCCGACTGGGCCGACTGGGAGGAGTTCCGGCGCCTGGAGGCCGCCGGCCTGACCATGTACGGGCAGATGACGGCCGGATCATGGATCTACATCGGCACCCAGGGCATCCTGCAGGGCACCTACGAGACCTTCAGCGCGGTGGCCGCCAAGCGGTTCGGCGGCAGCCTGGCCGGGACGATCACGTTGACCGCCGGCCTCGGCGGTATGGGCGGTGCCCAGCCGCTCGCCGTGACCATGAACGGCGGCGTGGTGATCTGCATCGACTGCGACCCCAGGTCGATCGACCGGCGGATCGAGCACCGTTACCTCGACGTGCGGGCCGCCGACCTCGACGAGGCGCTCCGCCTGGCGTACGACGCCCGCGACCGGCGTGTTCCGCTGAGCATCGGTGTGCGGGCCAACGCGGCGGAAGCCGTGCCCGAACTGCTGCGCAGGGGTGCCGAGATCGACATCGTCACCGACCAGACCTCCGCGCACGACCCGCTGATGTACCTTCCGGCGGGCATGGCCTTCGACGACATGGCCGACGAGCGAGAGAAGGACCCGGCGGGGTTCACCCACAGGGCCCGCGAGTCCATGGCCAGGCATGTGGAGGCCATGGTCGGCTTCCGGGACGCCGGGGCCGAGGTCTTCGACTACGGCAACTCCATCCGGGGCGAGGCCAAGCTGGCGGGTTACACCCGGGCCTTCGACTTCCCGGGCTTCGTGCCCGCCTACATCCGGCCGCTGTTCTGCGAGGGCAAGGGTCCCTTCCGGTGGGCCGCGCTGTCCGGGTCGGCCGCCGACATCGCCAGGACCGACCAGGCGATCTGCGAGCTCTTCCCGGACAACGAACCGCTGACCCGGTGGATCCGCCTGGCCGGGGAGAAGGTCCACTTCCAGGGGTTGCCCGCCCGCATCTGCTGGCTCGGCTACGGCGAACGGCACCTGGCCGGCGAGCGTTTCAACGACATGGTGGCCTCCGGGGAGATCGAGGCACCGCTGGTGATCGGCCGCGACCACCTCGACTGCGGCAGCGTCGCCAGCCCGTACCGCGAGACCGAGGGCATGGCCGACGGCTCCGACGCGATCGCCGACTGGCCGCTGCTGAACGCGATGCTCAACGTGGCCTCCGGCGCGGCCTGGGTCTCCATCCACCACGGGGGCGGTGTCGGCATCGGCCGGTCCATCCACGCCGGTCAGGTCACCGTGGCGGACGGCACCAGGCTCGGCGCCGAGAAGCTCAACCGGGTCCTCACCA
- a CDS encoding ABC transporter ATP-binding protein has translation MPETASWRLLLDHIRPHRATLLLGGVLSLLGSAAGLAMPLLAKTVVDAFGEGSSLVGPVLGLTAAVLAGAAIGALGSYVLERMGEGVVFAARRNLVERMLRLRVSEVDRLRPGDLMSRVTSDTTLLRSVFTNGLVETVSSLFVLVGAMVMMAVIDGALLLMTLGVLVLVGAVVSLIMPRIQRASLQAQTAVGEMGAVLDRTLQAFRTVKASGAEDREIAAVGEAAREARDRGIAVAWLTAVSGVSAWVSAQLAFVAVLGVGGARVASGSLEVSALIAFLLYLFYLVAPVGQLVQGFTEVQNGLAAVRRIREVEELPGEVAGTTGHLAGGAPAGVVFEGVAFRYGDDRPAVHDSVSFEVAAGGLTALVGPSGAGKSTVFALIERFYDHQAGTIAIDGRDIREWPLAGLRACLGYVEQDAPVLDGTLRENLVFAAPDATETGIARVLERTRLEDLVARLPEGLDTRVGHRGVMLSGGERQRVAIARALLRGPRLLLLDEATSQLDAVNESRLREVVAEVAKETTVLVIAHRLSTVTGADRIVVMEAGRVRAVGTHDELLAGDPLYRELAATQFLLPT, from the coding sequence GTGCCCGAGACCGCGTCATGGCGGTTGTTGCTCGACCACATCCGGCCCCACCGCGCGACCTTGTTGCTCGGCGGTGTGCTCAGCCTCCTCGGCTCCGCCGCCGGGCTGGCCATGCCGCTCCTCGCGAAGACGGTGGTCGACGCCTTCGGCGAGGGGAGTTCCCTGGTCGGGCCGGTGCTCGGCCTGACCGCGGCCGTGCTGGCGGGCGCCGCGATCGGCGCGCTGGGCAGCTATGTGCTGGAGCGGATGGGCGAGGGTGTCGTCTTCGCCGCGCGCCGCAACCTCGTCGAGCGGATGCTCCGGCTGCGGGTCTCCGAGGTCGACCGGCTCAGGCCCGGCGACCTGATGTCCAGGGTGACCTCCGACACCACGCTTCTGCGGTCGGTGTTCACCAACGGGTTGGTCGAGACGGTCAGTTCGCTGTTCGTGCTGGTCGGCGCCATGGTGATGATGGCGGTCATCGACGGTGCGCTGCTGCTCATGACGCTGGGGGTGCTGGTCCTGGTCGGCGCCGTGGTGAGCCTGATCATGCCCCGCATCCAGCGGGCGTCGCTCCAGGCGCAGACCGCGGTCGGTGAGATGGGTGCGGTGCTCGACCGGACGCTCCAGGCGTTCCGTACCGTCAAGGCCAGCGGTGCCGAAGACCGGGAGATCGCCGCGGTGGGCGAGGCCGCCCGCGAGGCGCGTGACCGGGGGATCGCGGTGGCGTGGCTGACCGCCGTCTCAGGAGTCTCGGCGTGGGTCTCCGCGCAGCTCGCCTTCGTGGCCGTGCTCGGAGTGGGCGGCGCGCGTGTCGCCTCCGGTTCTCTGGAGGTCTCCGCCCTGATCGCGTTCCTGCTGTACCTGTTCTATCTTGTCGCCCCCGTCGGCCAGCTGGTCCAGGGCTTCACCGAGGTGCAGAACGGCCTGGCCGCGGTCAGGCGCATCCGCGAGGTGGAGGAGCTGCCGGGCGAGGTGGCCGGCACCACCGGTCACCTGGCCGGCGGGGCTCCGGCGGGGGTCGTCTTCGAGGGGGTGGCCTTCCGGTACGGGGACGACCGGCCCGCCGTCCACGACAGCGTCTCCTTCGAGGTGGCCGCCGGCGGGCTGACCGCTCTGGTGGGGCCGTCGGGTGCGGGCAAGTCGACGGTCTTCGCTCTGATCGAACGCTTCTACGACCATCAGGCCGGGACGATCGCGATCGACGGTCGCGACATCCGCGAATGGCCGCTGGCCGGGCTTCGCGCCTGTCTCGGCTACGTCGAGCAGGACGCGCCGGTGCTCGACGGCACGCTCAGGGAGAACCTGGTCTTCGCCGCGCCGGATGCCACGGAGACCGGCATCGCGCGGGTGCTCGAACGCACCCGCCTGGAGGATCTGGTCGCCCGACTTCCCGAGGGTCTGGACACCCGGGTCGGTCACCGCGGTGTCATGCTCTCCGGTGGTGAACGGCAGCGGGTCGCCATCGCGCGAGCCCTGTTGCGCGGCCCGCGCCTGCTGCTGCTCGACGAGGCCACCTCCCAGCTCGACGCGGTCAACGAGTCGCGGTTGCGAGAGGTGGTCGCCGAGGTGGCGAAGGAGACGACCGTGCTGGTGATCGCCCATCGTCTTTCCACCGTCACCGGCGCCGACCGGATCGTGGTGATGGAGGCCGGCCGGGTGCGGGCCGTCGGCACCCACGACGAACTGCTGGCCGGCGACCCCCTCTACCGAGAGCTCGCGGCCACCCAGTTCCTGCTGCCGACCTGA
- a CDS encoding nucleotidyl transferase AbiEii/AbiGii toxin family protein codes for MILPPFQQRMLQAALPACSRFGLVLAGGYAMNAHGFTERPSDDLDFATAAETPLPEVADGVAEAFRAAGLDVTLVEVTPRMGRLVVSDPVTEQSCEFDLLREAFQQQPVIVGDVSVVSLDDAVGLKMRALHERSLARDVIDVAAVSHLYGFRELEHLARLHNEEFSLAELVMRLEFVDLIADEDFEAYGLDEERIMEIRRFACAWVEDIRLRRAEEGDIEYDDVPGLD; via the coding sequence GTGATCCTGCCACCCTTCCAGCAGCGGATGCTCCAGGCCGCGCTGCCCGCCTGTTCCCGGTTCGGCCTGGTGCTGGCCGGCGGCTACGCGATGAACGCGCACGGGTTCACCGAGCGGCCCAGTGACGACCTCGACTTCGCCACCGCGGCCGAGACACCGCTGCCCGAGGTCGCCGACGGGGTGGCCGAGGCGTTCCGGGCCGCCGGGCTGGACGTCACCCTGGTGGAGGTGACGCCCCGGATGGGCCGCCTGGTGGTCAGCGACCCGGTGACCGAGCAGAGCTGCGAGTTCGACCTGCTCAGAGAGGCGTTCCAGCAGCAGCCTGTGATCGTCGGGGACGTCTCCGTCGTCTCCCTGGACGACGCGGTCGGCCTGAAGATGCGAGCCCTGCATGAGCGCAGCCTCGCCCGCGACGTCATCGACGTCGCGGCGGTCTCACACCTGTACGGGTTTCGCGAGCTGGAGCATCTCGCCCGCCTGCACAACGAGGAGTTCTCCCTCGCCGAACTGGTGATGCGCCTGGAGTTCGTCGACCTGATCGCCGACGAGGACTTCGAGGCCTACGGCCTCGACGAGGAACGCATCATGGAGATCCGGCGGTTCGCCTGCGCGTGGGTGGAGGACATCCGGCTCCGCCGGGCCGAGGAGGGCGACATCGAGTACGACGACGTACCCGGCCTCGACTGA
- a CDS encoding FadR/GntR family transcriptional regulator, with protein MGEAGLDVAFRPVRAGNAFEETVERLLQVIKLGAVPHGERLPPERELATRLGISRVTLREAIRALQEAGYLDVRRGRYGGAFVTYRPAPPHREDLRRVVADMGTADLDDAFTFRLAVECGAAQVLAGAELSQQQRRVLRRRLAEVNSAGPDDYRRLDTAFHLAIAELTGSSLLAAACADARLRVTDLLNAIPVLQRNIEHAAVQHEAIVTAILAGDPDAARQAVTEHLEGTAALLRGFLT; from the coding sequence ATGGGGGAGGCGGGCCTCGACGTCGCGTTCCGCCCGGTGCGCGCGGGCAACGCCTTCGAGGAGACCGTCGAGCGGCTCCTTCAGGTGATCAAGCTCGGCGCCGTCCCCCACGGGGAGCGGCTCCCTCCCGAACGGGAGCTCGCCACCCGGCTCGGCATCAGCCGCGTGACCCTGCGGGAGGCCATCAGGGCGTTGCAGGAGGCGGGCTACCTCGACGTGCGGCGCGGCCGTTACGGCGGCGCGTTCGTGACCTACCGGCCCGCGCCGCCGCACCGGGAGGACCTGCGCAGGGTGGTGGCCGACATGGGCACCGCCGACCTGGACGACGCGTTCACCTTCCGGCTGGCCGTCGAGTGCGGAGCCGCGCAGGTCCTGGCCGGCGCCGAGCTGTCCCAGCAGCAGCGGCGGGTGCTGCGACGGCGCCTGGCGGAGGTCAACTCCGCCGGTCCCGACGACTACCGCCGCCTCGACACGGCCTTCCACCTGGCCATCGCCGAGCTGACCGGCTCCTCGCTGCTGGCCGCCGCCTGCGCCGACGCCCGGCTGCGGGTCACCGACCTGCTCAACGCCATCCCGGTGCTCCAGCGCAACATCGAGCACGCCGCGGTCCAGCACGAGGCGATCGTCACGGCCATCCTCGCGGGCGATCCCGACGCGGCCCGGCAGGCCGTCACGGAGCACCTGGAGGGGACCGCGGCGCTCCTGCGCGGCTTCCTGACGTGA